The genomic DNA GTGCCCTTTGCCCACATTCAAAGACTGTTACAGCGCTTGGATATAAGACTGGTATTTACTGCCCACCCTACGGAAATTGTGCGCCAAACGATTCGGGAAAGACAGAGGCGGATTGCCTGTTTGTTGAATCAATGGGAGATGGCTCCCGTCAATGATCGTCCTATCCTGCTAGAGCAAGTGCGGGAGGAGATTAAGCTTTGGTGGTACACAGACGAATTAAATCAAGACAAGCCCACGGTGTTAGATGAGGCGGAATACACGCTCCACTACTTTGAGGAGGTGCTATTTGATGCCATTCCCATCCTTTATGAGAAATTAGTGAGGGCAATTAAGCAGACTTTTCCCACTTTGGAGCCCCCTGCTCCCAGTTTTTGTACCTTTGGCTCCTGGGTGGGCTCCGATCGGGATGGCAATCCGGCGGTTACTCCTGCTGTAACATGGCAGACTGCTTGCTATCAACGGGAGTTGGTATTAAACAAATACATCAAATCAGTTAAACAACTGGTACAGAGGCTATCCCTGTCCCAAAGCATAGCGGATTTTGCAGACGAATTGACCCACAGCCTCAGTCAAGACCAGGTAATTTTCCCCAAGGTTTATGAACGTTTGTCAGTGCGCTATCGCCGCGAACCCCTGCGCATGAAGTTGTCCTATATTCTGGCGCGCTTGGAGAACACTTTAGCCTTTACTACTAAACTCAAACATAGCCCTTGGCAGACTGTTGATCCTGCCCCAGCGACGGAAAGGGACAGATATGACAACGCCGATCAGTTTCTGGCGGAATTAAATCTAATTAAGGAAACTCTGGCAAAGTTAAATATCACCTGTCAGGAGTTGGAGCGCTTAATTATTCAAGTGGAGGTCTATCGTTTTCACCTCGCCCATTTGGACATTCGCCAGGAAAGTAGTAAACACGAACAGGCAATTACGGAGATTGCAGAACGGTTGCGGCTGTTGCCCGTGCCCTATGACAGTTTGACAGAAGCGGAAAAACAGGCATGGCTCGTGCAGGAGTTGGGTAACCCCAGACCGATCGTCTCTAGTCGTCTACGCTTTTCGGAGGGGACGGAAAATATTTTACAAACTTTGCAGGTAGTACAGAAACTGCAGACAGTGTTTTCTCCCTACATTTGCCACACTTATATTATCAGCATGAATCACAGTGTCAGCGATGTTTTAGAAGTTCTGTTGCTGGCTAAGGAAGCAGGATTATATGACCCTGATACGGGGGCAGGGACGTTGTGCATTGTACCCCTGTTTGAGACTGTAGAAGACCTGAGGGCAGCACCGCAGGTATTGGAAGCTTTGTTGTCTCTGCCCCTCTATCGACAACTGCTAACTAGACAAAACAATCTACAGGAAGTGATGTTGGGTTACTCTGATAGCAACAAAGATTCGGGGTTTTTGAGTAGTAACTGGGCAATCTATAAAGCACAACAAGCGCTTAATCAGGTAGCCAAGCAGTTTGGGGTAGAGTTACGCATCTTTCACGGGCGGGGTGGCTCCGTGGGGCGTGGGGGGGGACCTACCTATGAGGCAATCCTAGCGCAACCTGCCTACAGCGTGGATGGGAGAATTAAAATTACGGAGCAGGGGGAGGTCTTAGCCTCTAAATATAACCTGCCTAATTTAGCCCTCTACAATTTGGAAAAAGTGGCAACAGCAGTGATTCAGGCGGGTTTGCTGCCCAATAGCTTGGATACCCTGGAGTGCTGGCGGGATATTATAGAAGCTCTGGCAAACCGATCGCGGCAGGTCTATCGCGGTTTGATCTATGACAACCCCCATTTTGTCGAGTTTTTCCATCAGGTAACTCCCATAGAAGAAATCAGTCAATTGCAGATTAGTTCGCGACCGGCGCGGCGGGCGGGTAAAAAAGACTTGAGCAGTTTACGAGCGATTCCCTGGGTGTTTGGTTGGACACAGAGCCGCTTTTTATTGCCAGCTTGGTTTGGTCTGGGTACAGCTTTTAGCGAGTTTTTGGCGGAAAATCCCGAGCACTTGAATTTAGCCCAGTTCCTCTACCAAAAGTGGGCTTTTTTCAAGATGATTATTTCCAAGGTGGAGATGACTCTGGCTAAAACTGACCTGCAGATGGCTGCTCAGTATGTCAACGAACTAACTCTGCCGGATTTCCGCGAACATTCCCAGTTCTTCTTTGACCAGATTGTGGCAGAGTATCAACGTACCTGCGAGGTGGTGTTGAAAATTACTAACCATAAGCGTCTCCTAGATGGGGATAAAGAGCTACAGCGATCGGTGGCTCTACGCAATTACTCCATCGTTCCCTTGGGGTTTATTCAGGTGTCTTTACTCAAGCGTCTGCGCCAGTTCAGCAGTCAGCGGGTTGATCTGCGCTCTCCCTATTCTAAGAATGAACTACTGCGCGGTGCCCTGTTAACAGTAAATGGCATTGCGGCGGGGATGCGTAACACAGGTTGAGAAAAATGAGCTTGTGTAGGCAGTGCCGATCGTGATTAAATTTATCTTAGCGCTGAACTATGCCTGTGATCACTGTCAATCTCTTGCACCCCTCGAACATGTCTGTTGTGCAAAGTTGGAGTTTCCCCTCTGAATCGGTAGTTCGGATTGGACGCTCCGCCGACAATGAGGTGGTGCTGTATAGTTCCGTCGTTTCTCGCTATCACCTGGAATTGCACTACGTCAACAACCACTGGGAATTGCATAATAAAGGCGCAAATGGTACATTTTGGGATGAGAAGCCGATTAGCAAGCAAAAGGTAGTAGATGGTATGGTAATTCGTCTGGCTTCTTCGGGACCAAAGTTGCAAATATGTCTGGATGACCGCCCACCCCTGCCCACTCCCAAATCTGCCAAAACCAGACCGCAGCGGGGCTTTACTGATGACACAACCCAAACGATCGGGGAGGACGTGCAAAGGCTAACGGGTGATGATCCCCAGTAGCTAGCAAGCTATGACTCTTTCTCCTCGTTTAGTCAAAACAATTCAGGCATTCCGCTTTTATGGTTTAGTAGGGCTATGGACTCATGGGGTACCAGGAGTAATTGCGGGGGTATTACTCCTATTTGCTGGCATTCGCGGGAATGAGGGTGCTAGTAACAATCCAGGGACTCTGCCGGGGGTGGCGGCGGCGTGGCTTGCCTGGGCGTTGGTAGTAGGTGGGTTTATTTGGAGTTATCTTTACATTCGCTGGGCTAAACAGTTGGCAGATATCCAGCGCCCCACTAAAGCGCAAACTTTGATGCAGTTAAAAATCGGATTGGGGATTAGCTTGGGGGGACAGTTTACGGCTCTGGTGGCAGCCTTTGCTATTGTTGGTACCTTGGCGCAGCGGGCACTATTCCGTACCCAGGGTGTGATTGTCGATGACCCCAGCCGCTTTGTGGAACCGATCGATTTATTTGTCGTACAAGCAAGTTTACTGATCATCCTCGCCCATTTTTTGGGTACCCTTATATCTCTGTGGCTACTCGATCGGGTGACTCGCCCTGCTGACGTATAGGAGATGGGAAGGAAAAGAACAATTTTCTGGAGCATATGAGCTATCCTGTAGATATGGGGAATAGTGGTACCAATGAGTTATTGTTTTAATCCTGCCTGCCCACAGCCCGTCAACCCCAACAAGGTGACTCACTGCCAAGCCTGTGGTAGTCCTTTACTCCTGCGCAATCGCTATGTGGCAATCAAAATGCTAGGGAAAGGAGGGTTTGGGCGTACCTTTTTGGCAGTGGATATAGATATGCCCTCACGCCCAAAAGTAGTAATCAAGCAATTTTTGCCTGGCAACCTCCCCCCTGAAATGCTGCAGAAAAGCCTGGAAATGTTTCAACGGGAGGCGGTGTTACTAGAAAAACTGGGCAGTCATCCCCAAATCCCCACCCTTTATGCCTACTTTACTATGCGCAACCAGTACTACCTGGTGATGGAATTCATTGATGGCAAGGACCTCCTCAAGGAGCTGGAAACGGAGGGTCCCTTCAATCAGGAAAAAGCGATCGATTTTTTGAAGGGTTTATTACCGGTAATTGACTTTCTGCATCAGCACAACGTTATTCACCGCGACATCAAACCAGCTAACATCATTCGCAATAGCAAAGGGGAGCTAGTGTTGGTAGATTTTGGGGCAGCGAAGGAGATTAACCGCTGGGCAGAGGCAGCGGCAGCCCCAGGAACGATGATTGGCAGTATGGAATATGTCCCCCCGGAACAGGTGGTGGGCAACGCCGTACCTGCTAGTGACCTCTACAGCTTGGGAGCAACCTGTGTCCATTTAATTACGGGCAAAAAACCCTCCCTCGTGAGGGATTTGCTGACAGATACTTGGCCCTGGCGGAAACATCTACCCCCAGGGGTGGAAATTCCTGATTTTTTGGGCAATGTCTTGGACAAGTTACTGCAGGGGGCTGTCCTCGATCGCTATAAGTCTGGTGGAGAAGCCCTCAAGGACCTGGAGGTTGGTTTACTGCGGGAGCAGTCCAAGAGTATGATTAGCCTTTACCCATCGCGCTTGGACTATGCCCAGCTGGAATACTTTTTATCGATCGGGGACTTAAAGGCAGCGGACATAGAAACCTGGAACTTGCTCTGTCGTGCCCTGGGTCGTCCAACAGGGAGTAAGTTTGCCGAGCGGGACATAGCTCGTATCCCCTGTAATGAGTTGCTCAACCTGGATATACTGTGGCTGCGCTACAGCAATAATCGCTTCGGCTTCAGTGTTAAGTGTGATATTTATGAGGCGGAGGGGCAAAACTATCGCAACTTCTGTGAAAAGATCGGTTATCGGGTCAAGCGGGCAGGGTCAATGGCATGGATTAACGGTACCCGCATTAACTACAGCCACGAAGCCCCTAGGGGGCACTTACCCTGGATACCTGGCTTTTATGAAGCAGATACACCCCTGGGTAAAGATGAGTTGATGCGCCAGTTATTTATGTCAGTGCGCAGTTGCCAACGGAAGTTATCTCCCTTTACTGCTGTCCCTCGGTGATGGTGCCTCTCCTACTAGCTCTCGCTCTGGCTTCCCCCTGTACTGAGTGCTTTGTGTTGCTCTACCCCGATCGGGATACTTCTCCTGGATTTAAGGACTACCGCTGCGGGGATTTGAGCTATGACGGGCATAGGGGCACGGATTTTGCCATAGCTGATGAGGGGCGGATGGCAATGGGGGTAAAGGTAGTGGCAGTAGCGGCGGGCAGAGTGCTGCGGGTGCGAGATGGGGTACCCGACAGGAAAGTGAGCAATCCCGACTCAGTGAAGGGGCAGGAGTGCGGTAATGGTGTGGTCATTGACCATGGGGAGGGTTGGGAAACGCAATATTGCCATTTACGGCAGGGGTCAGTGCGGGTGCGCCCAGGGCAACGGGTAGAGCAGGGGACAGTACTGGGCTTGGTTGGGCAGTCTGGCTTAGCTTCCTTTCCCCATGTACACCTAGAGGTACGGTATCAGGGGCAACCGATCGACCCCCATGGGGGGGTAGAACTAGCTAGGGATTGTCAAGCTAATAGAACTGGTCTTTGGCAGCAACCCATCCCCTACGTGCCGACGGGTCTAATTCATGCTGGCTTCAGTCCCCAGGCACCAACCATGGCAGAGCTGGAACAGGGCAAGTGGGAAGGAGTAGAGATTACCACAAAGGACAAAGCGCTGGTATTTTGGACACGCTCCTATGGTGTGAAGAGAGGTGACCAGTTGTCCATGATCATTGTCAATCCAGCCCAACAAAAAGTAGTAGACTATCGCACTACCCTAGAGAAAGACAATCGCTTGTTTATGTTGTTCACAGGAACGCGACGGCTTAGCCCTGGGGTGTGGACAGCCACTTTTCGATTAGAGCGCAACAGGGAACGACTGATTGATGTTACTCGCACTGTAAATGTCCGACAAAACTAATTGCCCGATCGGTCAAATTTCCTAGGGTATAGGTAGAATAAAAGCCGTGGTTTTCCTGGTAGTGGATTGCGTAGCTCTTACTTTGCTCTTTTACCTTACATTAAAACCCAATGGTGGTTATTAACTAAAGCGATTGCCTGCACGATCGTTTACATCGGTGGTATGCCCATTCTAGCAATGATATTTGGGCTGGTTTCGGAGGCGGTAGGGGAAGGAAGTATTAGCAAAATTACCACAGTGTCAGGTTACACAGTTTTGTTATTCACTGTGCAGGGTTTTTGTCAGTATGGACAGGATGTGATGATGGCGGAGGCAGCCCTGCAGGTAACAAAGGAGTTACGAGTAGATGCTTTCTCCCACTTACAATCTTTAGATTTGAGCTATTTTGCCGAGGCAAGGGCAGGGGATTTATCCTACCGCTTAACAGAGGACATCGATCGGATTGGGGAAGTGATGGGCAAGTTTTTCTATCAGTTTCTTCCCTCACTGTTACAGTTAATTTTGATCTTGGGGTATATGTTTTACCTCAACTGGATTCTAACTCTGACTGTCCTGATTGTGGCTCCTTTGTTAGCGGTGATTGTGGCCTGGTTTGGCGATCGGATGTTGAATTTAGCCCGTAGGAGTCAAGACCAAGTATCTAGTTTATCGGCATTCCTGGCGGAGATTTTTAGTGGTATTCGTCTGGTGAGAGCCTTTGGGGCAGAAGCATTTGAAACTAGCCGATTTCAGCAAGCGGCGGAACTACACAGACAAAGTAAATATGCCACCGATCGGATTCGTTCCATCCAATATCCGGTGGTCAGTTTATTGCAGGCATTGGCAATTATTATTCTGATTTGGATTGCTGTATGGCAGATTGCCCAGGGGGTGCTAGCAGTGAAAAATTTTGTCTCCTTTTGTGCCGCTGTTGCTCTCTTGATTGACCCGATTAGAAATGTTACCAATAATTACAATGAATTGAAACAGGTGCAGGCATCCACCGATCGAGTTTTTGAATTATTCCAACTGCAACCAGCTGTTACGGAGCATCCCGCAGCAATTACTTTAGGTACAATTCAGGGAAAAATTGAATTTAGGGGCGTTTATTTCAAGTATCCTGACCAGACGGATTGGGTACTAAAAAACATCAACACTACTATCTATCCAGGGGAAATTGTCGCTCTCGTGGGGGCATCAGGGGCAGGCAAAAGTACCTTCATGAATTTGTTACTGCGTTTCTACGACCCCCAGCAGGGCAAAGTATTAATTGATGACCAGGATATTAGTAAAGTTACCCTCCGCAGCCTGCGTCAGCAAATCGCTATTGTGCCCCAAGAAACTATCCTTTTTTCCGGTACAGTAGCCGCTAACATTGCCTTTGGCAAGACAAATATCGATCGGGCAGAAATTGAAAAAGCAGCAAAAGTTGCTAATGCTCACGACTTCATTATGGCACTCCCCCAACAATACGACACTTGGGTAGGGGAACGGGGAGTAAATCTGTCGGGTGGACAGCGCCAGCGAATAGCAATTGCCAGAGCCGTGTTACATAATCCCAAAATTCTCCTCTTAGACGAAGCTACTTCTGCTTTGGATAGTGAATCAGAAGCCCTAGTGCAAGAAGCACTGCAAAGATTAATGTACGACCGCACCGTATTAATTGTTGCTCACCGCTTGGCAACCGTGAGGAACTGCGATCGGATTTTTGTCCTCGATAAGGGTCAGATCATCGAATCGGGTAGCCATCAAGAGTTACTAGCCCTTAACGGTCGCTATAGCCAACTCCATGCCCGTCAGTTTTCCTAGGGCGAGCATCAGACCGCCATAGCCAAATTACCAACACCAATAGAGCCAGAACAGCAAACCGTAAAACATAGCTCACTAAATCCGAGAGAGATATATACTGACCGCAAAAGTAAGCTATGGAAGTCATCGTCGCCCCCCAAGTAATTGCCCCCAAACTGTTAAAAATTAAAAAACGGGGATAACTCATACCCGCAATACCTGCCAACGGACCAGCAAAAATGCGTAAAAGGGCGACGAATCTGCCCAGGAACACTGCCCGATCGGCATTAGCGTTAAATTTTTCCTGCGCCCGTTCTATGTGTTCATGGGGGATCGCAAATACATGGGCAATCCTTTCTACCAATACCAAGCCACCCCAGCGCCCCAACCAGTAGCCACAGCTATCGCCAATGATGGCACCCCCAATCGCGCTTATCAGTACCCCTGGGTAACTCAACTCGCCATTCCCTGCCAAAAAACCGCCAATCAAAGTCAAAGTCTCCCCTGGCAAAGGGATACCTGCATTTTCTAGCAAAATTCCTGCAAAAATCACCCCATAGCCGTAACGGTGGGCTAACTGCAACAGCGTATCTAAGTTGAAGATTTCAGCCACAGCTACATCGCCTAACCTTGCGTCCTCATTATAGTCAGCCACCTCTTCGGTACTCCTACCCCCTCTGGTACAATCAGTACTGCCGCAGCAATCGAACTATGCAGCTCTCACAACTGTTAGATACCCTCAAATTCAATGACCAGGGCTTGATTCCTGTAATTACCCAGGATTACCGCGATAATACCGTCTTGATGATGGCGTGGATGAATGCGGCAGCGATCGTTAAGACCTTGGAGACAGGGGAAGTCCATTACTGGAGCCGATCGCGACAGGAGTTATGGCACAAGGGGGCAACCTCAGGGCATATTCAAAAACTAAAGCAATTCTTCTACGACTGTGATGCTGACACTCTACTAGTCAAGGTGGAGCAAATAGGAGGTATAGCCTGTCATACAGGTGCTCGCAGCTGTTTTTTCACAGAGGTACAGCTGGATTAATTGTACCAAAACATCCCTTTAATCCCTTCGGGGTCGGGGCAAAAACCAAGGCGCTTGTAGAATTCCACCACATGGGCATCGGCAAAGAGACTGATATTACTGATGTCTGCCCGCCGCAGCTCATTGATTAACTCCAGCATCAACGCTCTGCCCAATCCCCGATTCTGAAATTCTGGATGAATCGCCACATCCCATATCGTTGCATTAAAAGCGTGGTCGGACGTAGCCCTAGCAAAACCAATCAATCTTTGGTAAGAACCACGAAAATACCACAGGGAAGCTACCACAAAGCTATATTGCAAAGCTCTTTTTACCTTGTGCAGAGGACGACGGGACCAACCCACTGCATCACAGAGTTCTTCTAGTTCGTAGAGGTCAATATTTTTGTCTGTACTGAAGTATATCTGTTCCGTGTAGCCTGGCAACCGCCGCATCTTGGCTTTCTTTGCCGCTTCGGGAACTTCCGTGGTACTAAACAGGCTCTTCCAAAACACCATGATTGCCCAGTCTCTATGGATTGAGTGTACTACGTCTGGTTGGTAATTGCGTACTTATCCTTACCCCGTCCCAAGGCGAATTTTACTGACTCTGCCACATTGTCACTACAGGTTACGACAAATACAACCAAGGCAAGGAGGGAGAGCAAGCTAGCTATCCAAAATACTGTTACAAGGGGTACGCTGGGCGGCAGGAGCTGCATCACCCATCCCACCATACTGGCAGCAGTGGCAATCCCTACGTCAAAACCTAACCAGGCAGTCCCCATGACTGTCCCCCTCTCCTGGGGCGATGTGCGGTCTGCTAGCCAAGCAATGACAGTAGGGATCGCTGTCCCCGCTGCTACCCCGTCGAGGATGGCACCCATCACGATCGCTTCCGCCGAGTTAGCCGTAGCGACAATAACCATGGACAGGGCATAACAGACTAGGGAGAAGGTGACAAATATGCCGCGTCCGTAACGGTCTCCCAGGCTAGCCACAGGCATCCGAAAGATAAATTGCGCCATAGAGGCAGCGGCGTAAAACGTACCAGCTCCCACCCCTAGGTTCAACTCATCCATCAGTTTGGGTAAGTAGGTACTGACAATGCCGAATACCATACCCACTGCCAGGAGGACAAAGGCAGGCGATCGCACTTTAGCCGTGGTGACCAGTTTCCAGATGGGTAAGTATTTTTGCTTGTGGTAAAGGCGAGGCTCGTAGTTGTCCTGGACAAACAAGGTGCACAATAGCCCAATCATGGCAAAGGTGGAAGCCATGGCAAAGGCCGCCCCGTAGCCCAGAGCAGCCCTCAGGGTATCCCCCGCCCAAGGACCCAGTCCCAAGCCCAAAGGGTTAACCAGACTCAAGAAACCAATTACCTGTCCCCTTTTGCCTGGAGGAGCTATATCTCCCATCAGGGCAGCATAACCCGTAGCAAATGACCCCACCGCCAAAGCATGAACTGGACGGAGAGCAATCACCACAGGTACATGGGGCAAGAGATGATAAAGGAGGGGAATTGTCCCCGCAATGATCAAACCCATCTGCATCGATCGTCTCCGTCCCCAGCGATCGGTCAAGCGCCCCAGGGCACCGCGAAACAGGATTAAGCCCGTAGCAAAGGTAGCCATCACCAAGCCCACGTAGGCTTCTCCCTTTAACTCCTCTCCCACATAGAGGGGCATAATCGGTAAATTACACCCCATGCTCGACCAAAAACTTAAACCCGCAACAAAAGCAAAGATGGCAGAAACAGACATGAGCACTAACGTTTAGGACTACTGACAACCCGCTGGCTAGAATTGTGCTGACGGCGAAGGGGTTTAGGGGGCTGTTTTGCCAAAATTTCCATCACCGCCTTTTCCGCCCGGTCGGATTGCATCTGGGAGTATGCCAACTGCAAAGCGGCTGCCGCTACTGCCTGGGGGTCATAAATTTCCGTCAGCTGGGAGACCAAAGGGAGAAACGAAGCTAATCTTTCCCCAGTGAGGGCATTGTGAATCTGGGTGGTAAAGCGGGCGATCCAACAAGCCTGGAGTTGTTGTAGGGTAGGCATCTCACAGATTTTGATCGGTTGTCCTGTCAGCTTCTCCAACTGTTTGAGGCGGTACTTTTCCTTGGCGGTGATCAGAGAAATAGCCTTGCCTGTCCTGCCTGCCCTGCCTGTACGCCCAATGCGGTGGATATAGCGATCGGGGTCGTCGGGCAAATCTAGGTTAAACACATGGGTTAGCCCATCAATGTCTAAGCCCCTGGCGGCAATATCAGTAGCCACAATCCACTTAACCTGCTGGCTGCGAAACCTGCGGATAAGCATTTCTCGCTGGGACTGGGAGAGATTGCCGTGGTATTCATCTACCGAGTGTCCTGCTTCCTGCAAAAGTGTGTTCAGACGGCTGGCCGTCTCTTTGGTACGGACGAAAATAATCGCCGACTCGGGGGACTCCAACTCCAAAATTGGCAGTAAAGCCTCTTCCTTCGTGAGGTGGGCAGGGACAAAATAAGCCTGCTGTTCAATCTGTTTTTTGGTGACAGCATCAGTTTTGATCTGGACGGTGACAGGGTTTTTGAGATAGCGTTGCACCAGTTTCTGGACAGGGATCGGCATCGTGGCGGAGAAGAACGCCGACTGTTTGTCCTTGGGGGTAGCACTGAGAATCCTCTCCACATCCTCGATAAATCCCATATTCAACATTTCATCCGCCTCATCCAGCACAAAATGGCGAACCTGTTGCAAGTCCAGTACCCCCCGCTCCAGCAAATCAATCACCCGTCCTGGCGTACCCACGACAATCTGTACCCCCTGCTCCAGTTGCTTAATCTGCCGCTCGATCGCTTGTCCGCCATAGACACAGGTAATTCGTGCTCCCCCTGGTTTGAGGTTGAAACTTTTAACCGCCTGCATCACCTGCAACGCCAATTCCCGTGTGGGAGTGAGGATAATCCCCTGCAGCAGGGGACTGGCTGGGTCAATTAACTCCAGCAGAGGCAGCGCAAAAGCCGCGGTTTTACCCGTCCCCGTCTGTGCCAGTCCCAAAACATCCCTGCCCATGAGCAAATGGGGAATCGCCTGGGCTTGAATAGGAGTGGGATGGACAAAACCTAAAGTCTGCAACAGTTCTACACGCTGTACCGAAATACCAAGGTCAAGAAAAGTGGGCATAGTTGCTCCTAGCTATGTGTACCGTTGCCCAGCCCTTCCTCAATCAGTAGCTAAACTGCCGCAGGTAGAACGGGCAAGCATCTTATCATACCCCATCATAGCCGAATTTGTTAAGTTCTGTGAAGACCGCCGCAGTAAACTTGCTTACAAATAACTGGGATGTAAGACAGTAAAATAATC from Pseudanabaenaceae cyanobacterium SKYG29 includes the following:
- a CDS encoding MFS transporter — translated: MSVSAIFAFVAGLSFWSSMGCNLPIMPLYVGEELKGEAYVGLVMATFATGLILFRGALGRLTDRWGRRRSMQMGLIIAGTIPLLYHLLPHVPVVIALRPVHALAVGSFATGYAALMGDIAPPGKRGQVIGFLSLVNPLGLGLGPWAGDTLRAALGYGAAFAMASTFAMIGLLCTLFVQDNYEPRLYHKQKYLPIWKLVTTAKVRSPAFVLLAVGMVFGIVSTYLPKLMDELNLGVGAGTFYAAASMAQFIFRMPVASLGDRYGRGIFVTFSLVCYALSMVIVATANSAEAIVMGAILDGVAAGTAIPTVIAWLADRTSPQERGTVMGTAWLGFDVGIATAASMVGWVMQLLPPSVPLVTVFWIASLLSLLALVVFVVTCSDNVAESVKFALGRGKDKYAITNQT
- a CDS encoding DEAD/DEAH box helicase — encoded protein: MPTFLDLGISVQRVELLQTLGFVHPTPIQAQAIPHLLMGRDVLGLAQTGTGKTAAFALPLLELIDPASPLLQGIILTPTRELALQVMQAVKSFNLKPGGARITCVYGGQAIERQIKQLEQGVQIVVGTPGRVIDLLERGVLDLQQVRHFVLDEADEMLNMGFIEDVERILSATPKDKQSAFFSATMPIPVQKLVQRYLKNPVTVQIKTDAVTKKQIEQQAYFVPAHLTKEEALLPILELESPESAIIFVRTKETASRLNTLLQEAGHSVDEYHGNLSQSQREMLIRRFRSQQVKWIVATDIAARGLDIDGLTHVFNLDLPDDPDRYIHRIGRTGRAGRTGKAISLITAKEKYRLKQLEKLTGQPIKICEMPTLQQLQACWIARFTTQIHNALTGERLASFLPLVSQLTEIYDPQAVAAAALQLAYSQMQSDRAEKAVMEILAKQPPKPLRRQHNSSQRVVSSPKR